A region from the Lentimonas sp. CC4 genome encodes:
- a CDS encoding translocation/assembly module TamB domain-containing protein — translation MKGNRYRRLLIRGSLIGLLGLAVLLFTSRWWLPAVLPAVLARFDVQVDSVSMTEGGGLRLTQVGYASDSVAVEVDAVELPAWSVYLWERTLGAGVGDLPLTAGRLTVRILESADTVASNSDAPDVVAIYREVNQQLALYELWLPEVTLDEAEVFMGAKSICVAREVRVHEGKLGASVKTAYWPQTIVLTGDLSSEAEWLLDVEVAKLGLHAKSRLVGTEDALEALIVISHGKDAISASGTWGVGQLVPQRVSIESKVFRVDPDWFAGIEALEADELNVSGLNALWEDGRYQASLQLGVDVPLEQVEAAMPVSAEVSVSGDLEALQIEQLRVHAEWGDAVLSNPVNIDLKGKGVTARAELTAALDLSKQSQFPATGVLQGKVQVVPDSAKGLDLTFDLTGEDLGYEHYRLAGVSVSGGVLGSTVRLDHLVLDLLADTPEERVELSGVADWEARTLDCNYTAALGADWLNAQLDAKYFSDELKCAGRVWGSWDEPHLQGQLDPVTVNHPVFQPFVLAGELSSMPGGVYEAQGSATCDGATTEIDLKAQRRDGVCSVEIKRFVMSDPALPQFSLLAPATVRYRTEGDILNRLQVEPVHLEADGGHAIEIDWGVGDGFVFSVTKMTAARISHWLKQPLPEFNIDAFELRLSQLEPQVLGSVKVHAQCEVKSQEVLRLDLEGEIDQSGIRFEQLALQFEQEPQLSGQIALPLRLQILKNGGRFWDAVEGGHLSGALKGQTTPAFTEWLSRQVGLGVGDATLDLNVTGSLSDPGGTLDLRVDALDLGDHFTEAKLPVFSELMLQALIDENDWQIQQFELVVNESKVQGHGGVTAGDALKVLNDHGVSWAPLGQHAYGRVDFLDWRLEKWIHLFPDVFRQSGAVNGHLELKPGLDLSGNLRFEDFGMRPTSVFPLIDRMGGELTLVDRKLTVTQASARIGSSPVALTGWIDGTDFEHPLWELRVEGANVPLVRTTDLILRSDVDLTAKRLHAEDVPELSGELNFTPSTLLVEFDPFAPSVKGRRSSQPPYFSITTPSIADWTFDLVGKGYAFLRVRSPYCRARVSANLTLGGTFIKPELLGSLRVAEGDVLFPSVKMDLDNGSATIERTRPNEVQLNFSGIAQVSSYVITMEVEQSLQDPSVTFSSTPVLPNSEIVQLLATGSSSGGGVGAVGIYLGKGLLGVGAGGVDSGIADRLSIDVGEAGGRDGGNTFGVQYRLTDDLSINGGYDIHEAYNLDLMWSVFKR, via the coding sequence GTGAAAGGAAATCGCTACAGACGCCTGTTGATTCGGGGCAGCCTCATCGGGCTGCTTGGCTTGGCTGTGCTGCTGTTTACGAGTCGCTGGTGGTTGCCGGCAGTGTTGCCGGCAGTGTTGGCGCGGTTCGATGTGCAAGTCGATTCGGTATCCATGACTGAAGGAGGTGGTCTACGACTGACTCAGGTCGGTTATGCCTCGGATAGCGTGGCTGTGGAGGTGGATGCTGTGGAGCTGCCGGCTTGGTCTGTGTATTTGTGGGAGCGCACTCTCGGCGCGGGCGTGGGTGATCTCCCGCTGACTGCGGGGCGGTTGACGGTGCGAATTCTGGAGTCGGCTGATACTGTGGCTTCGAATTCGGATGCGCCCGATGTGGTGGCGATCTACCGAGAAGTGAATCAGCAGTTGGCGCTGTATGAGCTGTGGTTGCCTGAAGTGACACTGGATGAGGCGGAGGTTTTTATGGGGGCGAAGTCTATTTGTGTGGCGCGCGAGGTGCGTGTGCATGAAGGGAAGCTGGGTGCTTCGGTGAAGACCGCGTATTGGCCGCAGACGATTGTATTGACTGGGGATTTGAGCTCTGAGGCGGAGTGGTTGCTGGATGTGGAGGTTGCGAAGTTGGGGCTGCATGCGAAGTCGCGTTTAGTCGGGACGGAGGATGCGTTGGAGGCACTGATCGTCATTTCGCATGGTAAGGACGCGATAAGCGCGAGTGGAACTTGGGGCGTGGGGCAGTTAGTGCCGCAGCGTGTCAGTATCGAGTCGAAGGTCTTTCGCGTGGATCCAGATTGGTTTGCGGGGATAGAGGCGCTCGAGGCGGATGAGTTGAATGTCTCTGGTTTGAATGCGTTGTGGGAGGATGGGCGTTATCAAGCGAGTTTGCAGCTGGGCGTGGATGTGCCGTTGGAGCAGGTGGAGGCTGCGATGCCCGTGAGTGCGGAAGTCTCGGTGTCGGGTGACTTGGAGGCTTTACAGATTGAGCAACTACGGGTGCATGCGGAGTGGGGGGATGCCGTGTTAAGTAATCCAGTGAATATTGATTTAAAGGGGAAGGGGGTGACGGCGCGGGCAGAGTTGACGGCTGCTTTGGATTTATCGAAGCAGTCTCAGTTTCCAGCGACGGGTGTTTTGCAGGGAAAAGTGCAGGTGGTTCCAGATTCGGCGAAGGGGCTGGATTTGACCTTTGATCTGACGGGAGAGGATTTGGGCTATGAACACTATCGCCTTGCGGGGGTGAGCGTCTCTGGTGGAGTTTTAGGCTCAACGGTGCGTCTGGATCATCTGGTGTTGGATCTGTTGGCTGATACGCCGGAAGAGCGCGTGGAGTTGTCAGGCGTGGCCGATTGGGAGGCGCGCACTTTGGATTGTAATTATACGGCGGCGCTGGGAGCGGATTGGTTGAACGCGCAGTTGGATGCGAAGTATTTTTCGGACGAATTGAAGTGTGCGGGACGTGTGTGGGGGAGTTGGGATGAGCCGCATTTACAGGGGCAGTTGGATCCGGTGACGGTCAATCATCCTGTATTTCAGCCGTTTGTGCTGGCGGGTGAGCTGAGTTCGATGCCAGGTGGGGTGTATGAGGCGCAAGGTTCTGCCACATGTGATGGGGCGACGACCGAGATTGATCTGAAGGCGCAGCGACGGGATGGTGTGTGTTCGGTCGAAATCAAGCGGTTTGTGATGTCGGATCCGGCGCTCCCACAGTTTAGCTTGCTAGCGCCTGCGACGGTTCGGTATCGGACGGAGGGGGATATTTTGAATCGCCTGCAGGTGGAGCCGGTGCATCTGGAAGCGGATGGCGGACATGCCATCGAGATCGATTGGGGCGTGGGGGACGGTTTCGTCTTTTCCGTCACCAAGATGACGGCGGCGCGTATTAGTCACTGGTTGAAGCAGCCTTTGCCGGAGTTTAATATTGATGCGTTTGAGTTGCGCTTGTCTCAGTTGGAGCCTCAGGTGTTGGGGAGCGTGAAGGTGCATGCGCAGTGCGAGGTGAAGTCGCAGGAGGTGCTGCGCTTGGATTTGGAGGGCGAGATTGATCAGTCTGGTATTCGTTTCGAGCAACTGGCGTTGCAATTTGAGCAGGAACCACAGTTGTCGGGGCAGATTGCGTTGCCGCTTCGATTGCAAATTCTAAAAAACGGAGGTCGGTTTTGGGATGCGGTTGAAGGCGGGCACTTATCGGGCGCGCTCAAGGGGCAGACGACCCCTGCGTTTACGGAGTGGCTCTCGCGGCAAGTCGGCCTTGGTGTCGGTGATGCTACGCTGGATCTGAATGTGACGGGGTCTTTAAGCGATCCCGGCGGGACGCTGGATTTACGGGTCGATGCGCTTGATTTGGGCGATCATTTTACCGAGGCAAAGTTGCCAGTGTTCAGTGAATTGATGCTGCAGGCGCTCATTGATGAGAATGACTGGCAGATTCAGCAATTTGAGCTGGTAGTGAATGAGAGCAAGGTGCAAGGCCACGGCGGAGTGACTGCTGGCGACGCGTTGAAGGTGTTGAATGATCATGGTGTGAGTTGGGCACCTTTGGGTCAGCACGCGTATGGACGTGTGGATTTTTTGGATTGGAGACTAGAGAAATGGATTCATTTGTTCCCCGATGTTTTCCGGCAGAGTGGTGCGGTCAACGGTCATTTGGAGTTGAAACCGGGCTTGGATCTGAGTGGGAATCTGCGCTTTGAGGATTTCGGGATGCGGCCGACTTCAGTGTTTCCGCTTATAGATCGAATGGGTGGCGAGCTGACGCTGGTTGATCGTAAACTCACGGTGACGCAGGCATCCGCCCGTATCGGTAGTAGCCCTGTCGCGCTTACTGGATGGATCGATGGAACTGATTTTGAGCATCCGTTGTGGGAGTTGAGGGTTGAGGGCGCGAATGTGCCGCTGGTGCGCACGACGGATTTAATTTTGCGTAGCGATGTGGATCTGACTGCGAAGCGCTTGCATGCCGAGGATGTGCCGGAGTTATCGGGGGAGTTGAATTTTACGCCGAGCACTTTGTTGGTGGAGTTTGATCCATTTGCACCGAGTGTGAAGGGTCGGCGCAGTAGTCAGCCGCCTTATTTTTCGATCACGACGCCTTCGATTGCGGATTGGACATTTGACTTGGTCGGGAAGGGGTATGCGTTTTTGCGGGTGCGGAGTCCGTATTGTCGTGCGCGTGTGTCTGCGAATCTGACGCTTGGGGGCACTTTTATTAAGCCTGAGTTGCTGGGGAGCCTGCGGGTGGCAGAGGGGGATGTGTTGTTTCCGAGTGTGAAGATGGATCTGGATAATGGTTCGGCGACCATTGAGCGCACTCGGCCGAATGAAGTGCAGCTCAACTTTAGCGGTATTGCCCAGGTGTCTTCGTATGTGATCACTATGGAAGTGGAGCAGTCGTTGCAGGATCCGAGTGTTACTTTTAGTTCAACGCCGGTATTGCCGAATAGTGAAATCGTTCAGCTGTTGGCCACTGGTAGTAGTTCCGGCGGTGGAGTGGGTGCGGTCGGTATCTATTTAGGCAAAGGCTTGCTCGGCGTGGGCGCGGGTGGGGTCGATTCCGGAATCGCGGATCGACTGTCGATCGATGTGGGAGAGGCCGGTGGCCGTGATGGTGGTAATACCTTTGGCGTGCAATATCGCTTGACGGATGACCTGTCTATCAATGGCGGCTATGATATTCATGAAGCCTATAATCTCGATTTGATGTGGAGTGTGTTTAAGCGATGA
- a CDS encoding BamA/TamA family outer membrane protein, translated as MRQYVLYPLLLIVLLGQGLSLHAHKDVEVKGLGYFKDRSLMRRLAFLRDVIPGDELDVSALEDCAFLILEQMKREGYLKPAVAGSFTSGDVVTTAHWGMHYSVQLPVGFTAQHAVYNLLPGIGYYYESISVEGVDAMPKNEVDRYFMAGGALYYRESARVFTHANFERRIGRVLGALEDLGYRDAKQVSSNVELDDVTGGVQASVVIDQGKLHLVGQVSVVLLNVDGSDGETRKLDAAGALLTQDWEQDQLRDLRNEAYAAGYPDARVTADVSVGDVNAKGGLVRDITFKVNRGEKVTYTGVRFQGGEDVRRTVLEPRVEMQEGKPLNLLEVRETRRALMGLGVFNEVDVAYEPEQGAEREVVFSLEASRRKELRLLLGWGSYEQARVGANWEQRNLWGTAQRYDANVKQSMKSTEANATYAVPYVFGTDVTGYARAEHLEREEISYDYTTQGVRVGATTYLNHPGVLLTAEYGFTDEDADRDNPDLFDSKDSATVASLMMRASYDRVDSALNPTHGYQLSASYKLANQIFGGNVSFHKVELDGAYHLPLTESLVLHLGMRTGAILSTDDASSNVPFVERFFMGGEDTVRGYREGKAAPLDRNGDEIGAQAYLLTNIELEQRLYSDLSLVVFYDGLYNSQDGFYEDGTEYVYSVGLGLNYKTVVGPLRLEYGHNPDPRKHDTQGTLHLSVGFPF; from the coding sequence ATGAGGCAATACGTTCTATATCCGCTGCTGTTGATCGTGCTCCTCGGGCAAGGGTTGTCACTGCATGCGCATAAGGATGTCGAGGTTAAGGGGTTAGGGTATTTTAAGGATCGTAGTTTGATGCGGCGTTTGGCCTTCTTGCGTGATGTGATTCCTGGAGATGAGCTGGATGTCTCGGCGTTGGAAGATTGTGCGTTTTTAATTCTGGAGCAGATGAAGCGTGAGGGCTATCTGAAGCCTGCCGTCGCTGGCTCTTTTACTTCCGGGGACGTGGTGACGACTGCGCATTGGGGCATGCACTACTCGGTTCAGCTTCCAGTTGGTTTTACTGCGCAGCATGCAGTTTACAATTTGCTGCCCGGTATCGGCTATTATTACGAATCGATTTCGGTCGAAGGGGTGGATGCGATGCCTAAAAACGAGGTGGATCGTTACTTCATGGCAGGCGGTGCCTTGTATTATCGTGAGTCGGCACGGGTGTTTACACATGCGAATTTTGAACGACGTATCGGGCGTGTGCTAGGTGCATTGGAGGATCTGGGGTATCGAGATGCGAAGCAGGTCAGCTCGAATGTCGAGCTTGATGACGTGACCGGTGGAGTGCAGGCCTCGGTTGTTATCGATCAGGGGAAATTGCACCTAGTGGGGCAGGTGAGCGTTGTGTTATTGAATGTGGATGGCTCGGATGGTGAAACACGGAAATTGGATGCTGCGGGGGCGCTGTTGACTCAAGATTGGGAGCAAGATCAGCTGCGGGATTTACGTAATGAAGCCTATGCGGCGGGATATCCGGATGCGCGCGTGACGGCGGATGTTAGCGTTGGAGACGTGAATGCGAAGGGGGGATTGGTGCGAGACATTACTTTTAAGGTCAATCGCGGGGAAAAGGTGACCTATACTGGGGTGCGTTTTCAGGGGGGGGAGGATGTTCGGCGCACGGTGTTGGAGCCACGTGTCGAGATGCAGGAAGGCAAGCCTTTGAATTTACTCGAAGTGCGTGAGACACGCCGCGCCTTGATGGGCTTAGGGGTTTTTAATGAAGTGGATGTGGCGTATGAGCCGGAGCAGGGAGCCGAGCGAGAGGTGGTGTTTTCATTGGAAGCGAGCCGGCGTAAAGAACTTCGGCTATTGCTTGGTTGGGGAAGCTACGAGCAGGCACGGGTCGGTGCGAACTGGGAACAGCGTAACCTGTGGGGCACGGCGCAGCGCTATGATGCGAATGTGAAGCAGAGTATGAAATCCACCGAAGCGAATGCGACGTATGCGGTGCCCTATGTTTTCGGCACCGATGTGACGGGGTATGCCCGCGCTGAGCATCTTGAGCGTGAGGAGATCTCTTATGATTATACGACTCAAGGTGTGCGCGTCGGTGCGACCACGTATCTCAATCATCCAGGGGTTTTATTGACCGCCGAATATGGATTCACTGATGAAGATGCGGATCGTGATAATCCCGACCTGTTTGATTCAAAAGACTCGGCCACTGTGGCCAGCCTAATGATGCGCGCGAGTTATGACCGGGTGGACAGTGCATTGAATCCGACCCACGGGTATCAATTGTCCGCGAGCTACAAGCTGGCGAATCAAATCTTTGGCGGTAACGTCAGCTTCCATAAGGTTGAGCTGGACGGTGCATACCATTTGCCCTTGACGGAGAGTTTGGTTCTGCACCTAGGGATGCGCACTGGCGCGATTCTGTCGACAGACGATGCCAGCAGTAATGTGCCGTTTGTGGAGCGCTTCTTTATGGGCGGGGAAGACACCGTGCGTGGCTATCGCGAAGGCAAAGCAGCGCCGCTGGATCGCAATGGCGACGAGATTGGCGCACAGGCCTATCTTTTGACCAATATCGAGCTAGAGCAGCGCCTCTATTCGGATCTCTCGCTCGTGGTCTTTTATGACGGTCTCTATAATTCGCAAGACGGCTTCTATGAGGACGGCACCGAGTATGTCTATTCGGTGGGATTGGGCCTGAACTATAAAACCGTGGTGGGACCCCTGCGCTTGGAGTATGGGCATAATCCTGATCCGAGAAAGCATGATACGCAAGGCACCCTACACCTCTCGGTTGGGTTTCCGTTTTAG
- a CDS encoding mechanosensitive ion channel family protein, whose translation MPTEQLEEINALKDKIILYLVENGTSIAVQILVAALIIAIGFWLAKKIAGLIIKVCDKRNIDVTLARFFAGFSKLIIIAFAVIISLSQIGFEITPFVALLGASAFGLSLAVQGPVSNYGAGIVLIITRPFVVGDTLTINGLTGIVDCVNLGNTQLINEDEERTTIPNRCVLGEIFTNSYNYSIVEAVVGIDYAADPEAAIQCITKAVQSVKGISPDRAPDVGIEDFGDSSINIGYRVWVPTNSYHRTRYTVNMAVFKALQKANITIPFPQRDVHLIQPKAE comes from the coding sequence ATGCCTACCGAACAACTCGAAGAGATCAATGCACTGAAAGATAAAATCATTCTCTACCTAGTGGAGAACGGCACCTCCATCGCCGTTCAGATACTCGTCGCCGCTCTGATAATCGCGATCGGGTTTTGGTTAGCTAAAAAAATCGCGGGGCTCATCATTAAAGTCTGCGACAAACGCAATATCGACGTCACACTCGCGCGCTTCTTTGCCGGATTCAGCAAATTGATCATCATCGCATTCGCAGTGATCATCTCGCTCAGTCAGATCGGATTCGAGATCACCCCCTTTGTTGCACTCCTTGGTGCCAGTGCCTTCGGCCTCAGTCTCGCGGTTCAAGGCCCCGTATCCAATTACGGTGCTGGTATCGTGCTCATCATTACTCGTCCCTTTGTTGTCGGTGACACCCTCACCATCAACGGCCTCACTGGCATCGTCGATTGCGTGAACCTCGGCAACACACAGCTCATCAACGAAGACGAAGAGCGCACCACCATCCCGAATCGCTGTGTGCTCGGCGAGATCTTCACCAACTCTTACAATTACAGCATTGTCGAAGCCGTCGTCGGTATCGACTACGCTGCGGATCCAGAAGCTGCCATCCAATGCATCACCAAGGCGGTGCAATCCGTCAAAGGCATCTCGCCCGACCGTGCGCCCGACGTCGGCATCGAAGACTTCGGCGACTCCTCCATCAATATCGGCTACCGCGTCTGGGTGCCCACCAACAGCTACCACCGCACCCGCTATACCGTGAACATGGCCGTATTCAAAGCGCTACAAAAGGCAAACATCACCATCCCGTTCCCACAACGCGATGTGCATCTTATTCAGCCTAAGGCTGAATAA
- a CDS encoding four helix bundle protein yields MSNLKDFEDMKVWQDAQALACEVYQDFRHTKDFSFKDQITRAAVSVSNNVAEGAERSTATEFSRFLDIAKGSTGEVRSMYRLAQRLKLLSPEIVEQRAELCLEISKQLAGFAKYLRKK; encoded by the coding sequence ATGAGTAATTTGAAGGACTTTGAAGACATGAAAGTATGGCAAGATGCTCAAGCTCTTGCTTGTGAAGTGTATCAAGACTTCCGCCACACCAAGGACTTCTCCTTTAAAGATCAAATTACACGCGCGGCGGTTTCGGTCTCAAATAATGTAGCAGAGGGAGCCGAACGAAGCACCGCTACCGAGTTTTCTAGGTTTTTAGATATCGCCAAAGGCTCGACAGGAGAAGTTCGCAGCATGTATAGACTCGCCCAACGCCTAAAACTACTTTCACCTGAGATTGTCGAGCAACGAGCGGAACTCTGCTTGGAAATTTCAAAGCAACTCGCAGGCTTTGCAAAATATCTCCGCAAAAAGTAA
- the gluQRS gene encoding tRNA glutamyl-Q(34) synthetase GluQRS, whose amino-acid sequence MKSSYRGRIAPTPTGHLHLGHARTFWIAMERAREAGGTLIYRDEDLDPDRCKPEYAEAAIEDLHWFGCEWDEGPDVGGSVGPYQQSQRMPLFLDAWEYLKEAGFIYPCDKSRKDVTWATQAPHGDKKGSEAIYPENLRPPIGTGKTATTPGETNWRFRVPDDRKIEFNDLSLGPCSFECLRDFGDFLVWRKDGQPAYELAVVVDDAAMGITEVVRGEDLLISTARQLLIYEALGKPAPAFYHAPLLCDANGQRLAKRHRSLSLRELREAGQTPEALRKSADWWSGLDD is encoded by the coding sequence ATGAAATCGTCCTATCGAGGCCGCATCGCACCCACACCCACCGGGCACTTACACCTCGGTCATGCGCGCACCTTTTGGATCGCCATGGAGCGCGCCCGCGAAGCCGGCGGCACACTCATTTATCGAGACGAAGACCTCGACCCCGATCGCTGCAAACCAGAATACGCCGAAGCCGCGATCGAAGACCTACACTGGTTTGGCTGCGAGTGGGACGAAGGCCCTGACGTTGGCGGCTCCGTCGGACCGTATCAGCAAAGCCAACGCATGCCTCTGTTCCTCGACGCATGGGAATACCTGAAAGAAGCCGGCTTCATTTATCCCTGCGATAAGTCCCGCAAAGACGTGACATGGGCCACACAAGCACCACACGGTGACAAAAAAGGCAGCGAAGCCATTTACCCCGAGAATTTACGTCCCCCGATTGGCACAGGAAAAACCGCCACGACCCCTGGCGAAACAAACTGGCGCTTCCGCGTGCCCGACGACCGCAAGATCGAATTCAACGACCTCAGCCTCGGCCCCTGCTCATTCGAGTGCCTACGTGATTTCGGCGATTTCTTAGTGTGGCGCAAAGACGGGCAGCCCGCTTACGAACTAGCCGTCGTCGTCGACGATGCCGCAATGGGCATTACTGAAGTCGTCCGCGGCGAAGACCTCCTCATCTCCACCGCCCGCCAACTGCTCATCTACGAAGCCCTCGGCAAGCCAGCACCCGCATTTTACCACGCCCCTCTACTCTGCGACGCCAACGGACAACGGCTCGCCAAGCGCCACCGCTCCCTAAGCCTACGCGAACTCCGCGAAGCTGGACAAACACCTGAAGCACTCCGCAAGTCCGCCGACTGGTGGTCTGGGTTGGACGACTGA
- a CDS encoding lysophospholipid acyltransferase family protein, with amino-acid sequence MSQPRPKIPFFYECVRVTADWFFSTFYDYSTSGMRNVPLTGSAIFAANHISFYDPPAIGAQVYRPFNYFARDTLYKGLFGKALLKLETIPVARNNADVKSLKALFKALKKQGAVAMYPEGTRSVDGKLAEPKPGAGMIACKSRATVIPTRIFGTFEAYGRNHKLPTLGGPIHIAYGKPMTTAEIDPGKDHPERYLEASRRIMARIAELQPPVQTIV; translated from the coding sequence ATGTCACAACCACGTCCTAAAATTCCGTTTTTTTATGAATGCGTCCGCGTTACCGCAGACTGGTTTTTCAGCACCTTCTACGACTACTCGACGTCAGGCATGCGCAACGTGCCGCTGACAGGAAGCGCGATCTTCGCGGCCAATCACATCAGCTTCTACGATCCACCCGCAATTGGCGCGCAAGTGTATCGTCCGTTTAATTATTTCGCCCGCGACACGCTCTACAAAGGGCTCTTCGGCAAAGCGCTCCTCAAGCTCGAGACGATTCCCGTCGCCCGCAACAACGCCGACGTCAAATCACTCAAAGCTCTTTTCAAAGCACTCAAGAAGCAAGGCGCCGTTGCCATGTATCCGGAAGGCACCCGCTCGGTAGACGGCAAACTCGCCGAGCCCAAGCCCGGCGCGGGCATGATTGCCTGCAAATCAAGAGCGACAGTCATCCCGACCCGCATCTTCGGCACTTTCGAAGCCTACGGCCGCAACCACAAGTTGCCCACTCTCGGCGGTCCGATCCATATCGCCTACGGCAAGCCAATGACCACCGCCGAAATCGACCCCGGCAAAGACCACCCCGAGCGCTACCTAGAAGCCTCCCGCCGCATCATGGCACGCATTGCCGAACTGCAACCTCCCGTTCAAACTATAGTTTGA
- the cmk gene encoding (d)CMP kinase has product MSASSAFKIIAVDGGAATGKSSTSRAIAERLNLMHVDTGAHYRTLTYALLDAGANSESPEAIPALLESLKLDTTIKGRSALLSINGHVPADAEIRSPEVNGNVSKFAAIESVREFLFNYQRSQADVAREHPEFSGLIMEGRDIGSIIFPNAEFRFFLFADEATRAARRAKDGQTDSIAERDKRDSQRKTAPLVCPEGATRVDTGPLPLEGVVDHICGIITENRV; this is encoded by the coding sequence ATGTCAGCCAGTTCCGCATTTAAAATCATCGCCGTCGACGGCGGCGCCGCCACAGGAAAGTCCTCCACCTCCCGTGCGATCGCCGAGCGTCTCAACCTCATGCACGTCGATACCGGCGCGCACTACCGCACGCTCACTTACGCACTACTCGACGCCGGTGCCAATTCCGAGTCCCCCGAAGCAATTCCTGCCCTGCTGGAGTCACTCAAACTCGACACCACCATCAAAGGGCGCAGCGCACTGCTCAGTATTAATGGCCACGTGCCAGCTGATGCCGAGATTCGTTCCCCCGAGGTGAATGGCAACGTCTCTAAATTCGCCGCGATCGAATCTGTCCGTGAATTTCTGTTCAACTATCAGCGTAGCCAGGCCGACGTCGCCCGCGAGCACCCCGAGTTCTCCGGTCTCATCATGGAAGGCCGCGACATTGGATCCATCATTTTCCCCAACGCCGAGTTCCGCTTCTTTCTGTTTGCCGACGAAGCCACCCGCGCCGCCCGCCGCGCCAAAGATGGCCAGACCGACTCCATCGCCGAGCGTGACAAGCGCGACAGCCAGCGTAAGACCGCGCCACTCGTCTGCCCCGAAGGAGCCACACGTGTCGACACCGGCCCGCTACCACTCGAAGGCGTCGTCGATCACATTTGCGGCATCATCACAGAAAATAGAGTCTGA
- a CDS encoding GxxExxY protein, protein MDVNQTKEIVFKIVGAAMTVHNAIGHGLREKTYERALVVEFQHVGINYDQQHRYPVLYRDVKVDEYIPDLEVEDFIVVDTKVVTKIHDDDIGQIINYLKITGKSTGLILNFKHPKLEWRKVTYNPSSPS, encoded by the coding sequence ATGGACGTTAATCAGACAAAAGAAATAGTGTTTAAAATCGTTGGCGCTGCGATGACCGTCCACAACGCGATTGGGCACGGCCTACGCGAAAAGACCTACGAACGGGCGCTCGTTGTTGAATTTCAGCACGTGGGCATCAACTACGACCAGCAGCACAGATACCCAGTGCTTTACCGAGACGTAAAGGTCGACGAATACATTCCCGACCTAGAAGTGGAAGATTTCATTGTCGTAGATACAAAGGTCGTCACGAAAATCCATGATGACGACATCGGCCAAATCATCAACTACCTCAAGATCACAGGCAAAAGCACTGGTCTCATCTTAAATTTCAAACATCCGAAATTAGAGTGGCGCAAAGTCACCTACAACCCATCATCGCCGTCATAA
- a CDS encoding AIR synthase-related protein — MSNLNDRYAQRGVSSSKSEVHAVVDKLDRGVFPGAFCKIGADILTGNPEKCNIIHSDGSGTKSTLAYLHYKETGDPTGFRKTAQDSLVMNIDDLLCVGAINGILISSTVNRNARAIPGEALGQLISGTEDFLATMRDYGVGVHSGGGETADVGDLTGTVTVDSCAVVVMDRKDVVDNANVKPGLAIVGLASAGQATYETFENSGIGSNGLTSARHDLLSPYYLEKYPETVDPTTDKQYLYCGPYKMTDMLPDSDMTVGDAIMSPTRTYAPIIKQLLEEDRESIYGMVHCSGGGQTKCIRFGTGVHHIKDNFLPIPPIFKAIQKASGTSTEEMFRVYNMGHRMEIFCDPEAAAGIIAKSEAFGIPAQIIGRTEATQKADGQNHVTIVHDGETLEYELNH; from the coding sequence ATGAGCAATTTAAACGATCGCTACGCCCAACGCGGCGTCTCCTCCTCCAAGTCCGAAGTCCACGCAGTCGTGGATAAGCTCGACCGCGGCGTCTTTCCCGGTGCGTTCTGCAAGATCGGTGCCGACATCCTCACTGGCAACCCTGAGAAGTGTAACATCATCCACTCCGACGGCTCTGGCACGAAATCGACCCTCGCTTACTTGCACTACAAGGAAACAGGCGATCCGACAGGCTTCCGCAAGACCGCTCAAGACAGCCTCGTCATGAACATCGACGACCTGCTCTGTGTCGGCGCGATCAACGGCATCCTCATTTCCAGCACCGTCAACCGCAATGCCCGCGCCATCCCAGGCGAAGCACTCGGCCAACTCATCTCCGGCACCGAAGACTTTCTCGCCACCATGCGCGACTACGGCGTCGGCGTCCACAGTGGCGGCGGCGAAACAGCTGACGTCGGCGACCTCACTGGCACCGTCACCGTAGATTCCTGCGCAGTCGTCGTCATGGATCGCAAAGACGTAGTCGATAATGCCAACGTCAAGCCAGGCCTCGCCATCGTCGGCCTCGCATCCGCGGGACAAGCCACTTACGAAACATTTGAAAACTCCGGTATCGGCAGCAATGGCCTGACCAGCGCGCGCCACGACTTGCTCAGTCCCTACTACCTCGAGAAATATCCCGAGACCGTCGATCCAACAACCGACAAGCAATACCTTTACTGCGGTCCTTACAAGATGACCGACATGCTGCCCGACTCCGACATGACTGTTGGTGACGCCATCATGAGCCCGACCCGCACCTACGCACCGATCATCAAGCAGCTCCTCGAAGAAGACCGCGAAAGCATCTACGGCATGGTGCACTGCTCCGGCGGCGGTCAAACCAAGTGCATCCGCTTCGGCACCGGCGTCCACCACATCAAGGACAACTTCCTGCCAATTCCTCCGATCTTCAAAGCGATCCAGAAGGCCAGTGGCACTAGCACCGAAGAGATGTTCCGCGTATACAACATGGGGCACCGTATGGAAATTTTCTGCGATCCAGAAGCCGCAGCTGGCATCATCGCCAAGAGCGAAGCCTTCGGCATTCCCGCGCAAATCATCGGACGCACCGAAGCCACACAAAAAGCCGACGGCCAAAACCACGTCACCATCGTCCACGACGGCGAGACGCTGGAATACGAATTAAACCACTAG